In Halovulum dunhuangense, one genomic interval encodes:
- a CDS encoding adenylate/guanylate cyclase domain-containing protein — MNTIPGMGDFAREDGNEELWYQVFQEGHPVLLGKQKRFSMLPGRARCKLCRAPLTGIGGWITRRIGLEPSSRNPFFCNACDGFLQAFPGGAEVDLSILFCDLRDSVPLSAAMSPKEFKQLITFMRETIIPVLWQAEGFVLQFQGDAVIGVWPPGFSGKDYARKAVTGGMRLPRALESNPFNGRALPVGIALHTGRAYLGTVASVNGNMQEVSAFGFDVNVAARLAAAANAGEVLISEAALKAAGRTIDEAELRSYDLKGIDDEVRAARLLVS; from the coding sequence ATGAACACGATCCCGGGCATGGGCGACTTCGCCCGCGAGGATGGCAACGAGGAACTGTGGTACCAGGTCTTCCAGGAGGGGCACCCGGTCCTGCTGGGCAAGCAGAAGCGGTTTTCCATGCTGCCCGGCCGGGCCCGGTGCAAGCTGTGCCGCGCGCCGCTGACCGGGATCGGCGGCTGGATCACGCGGCGGATCGGGCTGGAGCCGTCGTCGCGCAACCCGTTCTTCTGCAATGCCTGCGACGGCTTCCTTCAGGCCTTTCCGGGCGGCGCAGAGGTGGACCTGTCGATCCTGTTCTGCGACCTGCGCGATTCGGTGCCCTTGTCGGCGGCGATGTCGCCGAAGGAGTTCAAGCAACTCATCACCTTCATGCGCGAGACCATCATCCCGGTGCTGTGGCAGGCCGAGGGTTTCGTGTTGCAGTTCCAGGGCGACGCGGTGATCGGGGTCTGGCCCCCCGGCTTCAGCGGCAAGGACTACGCCCGCAAGGCGGTGACAGGCGGCATGCGCCTGCCCCGGGCGCTGGAGAGCAACCCTTTCAACGGCCGCGCCCTGCCGGTCGGCATCGCGCTGCACACGGGCCGCGCCTATCTGGGCACGGTCGCCTCGGTGAACGGGAACATGCAGGAGGTCAGCGCCTTCGGCTTCGACGTGAACGTCGCCGCCCGCCTGGCCGCGGCCGCGAATGCCGGCGAGGTGCTGATCAGCGAAGCCGCGCTGAAGGCCGCGGGCCGGACCATAGACGAGGCCGAGCTGCGCAGCTACGACCTGAAGGGCATCGACGACGAGGTCCGCGCCGCGCGCCTGCTGGTGAGCTGA
- a CDS encoding peroxiredoxin yields the protein MALRINDTAPDFTAQTTEGEIRFHDWIGDGYVVLFSHPKDFTPVCTTELGVMAGMMDAFAKRNTKILGISVDPVEDHLRWKADIEAISGNPVAYPMIGDPDMQVAKLYDMLPAEASGDPSKRTPADNQTVRTVFVIGPDKKVKLTLTYPMSTGRNFDEILRAIDSIQLTAKHKVATPANWKQGEDVIITAAVPDDEATAKFGSFERVLPYLRKTKQPG from the coding sequence ATGGCACTTCGCATCAACGACACTGCCCCCGATTTCACCGCCCAGACGACAGAGGGCGAGATCCGGTTCCATGACTGGATCGGCGACGGCTATGTCGTCCTGTTCTCGCACCCCAAGGATTTCACCCCGGTCTGCACGACCGAACTGGGCGTGATGGCGGGCATGATGGACGCCTTCGCCAAGCGCAACACCAAGATCCTGGGCATTTCGGTCGATCCGGTCGAGGATCACCTGCGCTGGAAGGCGGATATCGAGGCGATTTCCGGCAACCCGGTCGCCTATCCGATGATCGGCGACCCGGACATGCAGGTGGCGAAGCTCTACGACATGCTGCCGGCGGAAGCCTCGGGCGATCCGTCGAAGCGCACGCCCGCCGACAACCAGACGGTGCGCACCGTCTTCGTGATCGGGCCGGACAAGAAGGTGAAGCTGACGCTGACCTACCCGATGAGCACCGGGCGCAACTTCGACGAGATCCTGCGCGCGATCGACTCGATCCAGCTGACCGCGAAGCACAAGGTGGCGACGCCGGCCAACTGGAAGCAGGGCGAGGATGTGATCATCACCGCCGCCGTGCCCGATGACGAGGCGACCGCGAAGTTCGGCAGCTTCGAGCGGGTGCTGCCCTATCTGCGCAAGACGAAGCAGCCCGGCTGA